In Streptomyces sp. P3, one DNA window encodes the following:
- a CDS encoding YafY family protein produces MAGKPVRPTNAIDQTRRMLSLVTYLRERPGARIEDVARAFGITEDELVSDLDVLPMCGTSFRGGDLLDIDTDGERIWWHNPAALGADAAEPLRLAADEATALLVAARAVATLPGLREGDRQALLRATAKVETAAGEAAGASSRLSVTFESEGGVFADVDRAISERRRLWIRYYSPARDQVTEREIDPIRLVSVGHTYVEAWCRRSEARRTFRLDRVAEIRILDEPSAPPEVELRDLSEGLVQPSAEDPEVVVEVGPGGRWVAEYYPHDSADELPDGGLRITLRTPDPASLRRLALRLGRDGRIVSPPDLADSARRAAREALAAYDGFEAAEPAVAQGERQRGDGGVDGREQGT; encoded by the coding sequence CGATCGACCAGACCCGGCGGATGCTCTCCCTGGTGACGTACCTTCGGGAACGCCCCGGCGCACGCATCGAGGACGTGGCGCGCGCCTTCGGCATCACCGAGGACGAGCTGGTCTCCGACCTGGACGTGCTGCCCATGTGCGGCACCAGTTTCCGGGGCGGGGACCTCCTCGACATCGACACCGACGGCGAGCGCATCTGGTGGCACAACCCGGCCGCGCTCGGCGCGGACGCCGCCGAGCCGCTGCGGCTGGCCGCCGACGAGGCGACCGCGCTGCTGGTGGCGGCGCGGGCGGTGGCGACGCTGCCCGGTCTGCGCGAGGGCGACCGGCAGGCGCTGCTGCGCGCCACGGCGAAGGTAGAGACCGCCGCGGGCGAGGCGGCCGGAGCCAGCTCCCGCCTGTCGGTGACGTTCGAGTCCGAGGGCGGCGTCTTCGCCGACGTCGACCGGGCGATCTCGGAGCGGCGCCGGCTGTGGATCCGCTACTACTCGCCCGCCCGTGACCAGGTCACCGAGCGCGAGATCGACCCGATCCGCCTGGTCAGCGTGGGCCACACGTACGTGGAGGCCTGGTGTCGCCGCTCGGAGGCGCGCCGCACCTTCCGGCTGGACCGGGTGGCCGAGATCAGGATTCTCGACGAGCCGTCCGCGCCGCCGGAGGTCGAGCTGCGGGACCTGTCGGAAGGGCTGGTGCAGCCGTCCGCGGAGGACCCGGAGGTGGTCGTCGAGGTCGGTCCCGGGGGGCGCTGGGTCGCCGAGTACTACCCGCACGACAGCGCCGATGAACTTCCCGACGGCGGCCTGCGTATCACTCTGCGTACGCCCGACCCGGCCTCGCTGCGGCGACTGGCCCTGCGGCTCGGGCGTGACGGGCGGATCGTCTCGCCGCCGGACCTCGCCGACAGCGCCCGCCGTGCCGCCCGTGAGGCGCTGGCGGCGTACGACGGGTTCGAGGCGGCGGAGCCGGCGGTCGCGCAGGGGGAGCGGCAGCGGGGCGACGGTGGGGTCGACGGGCGGGAGCAGGGGACTTGA
- the tatA gene encoding Sec-independent protein translocase subunit TatA yields the protein MFGRLGAPEIILILVVVILLFGAKKLPDMARSLGKSARILKSEAKAMKEEGSSTATPAGPPHNDEQPPVQRTIQASPGDVTSSRPVTEPTDTTKR from the coding sequence ATGTTCGGAAGGCTCGGCGCCCCCGAGATCATTCTCATCCTCGTCGTCGTCATCCTGCTGTTCGGCGCCAAGAAGCTTCCCGACATGGCGCGGTCGCTCGGCAAGTCCGCTCGCATTCTCAAGAGCGAGGCGAAGGCGATGAAGGAAGAGGGCAGCAGCACGGCCACGCCGGCCGGCCCGCCCCACAACGACGAGCAGCCCCCGGTTCAGCGCACCATCCAGGCCTCTCCCGGCGACGTGACCAGCTCCCGTCCGGTCACCGAGCCGACGGACACGACCAAGCGCTGA
- the tatC gene encoding twin-arginine translocase subunit TatC, whose translation MLKSARKEEMDPEGRMPLADHLRELRNRLAKAMLAIVVVTIVAAFFYKSIIEFFTNPILHAVGCDSSFAELAHQRSATCARIVLNGLLTPFTLALKVSLMAGVIFASPVWLYQLWAFVAPGLHKHERKYAYAFVGTGVPLFLGGAFFAYETLPTMAKVLLQFSPADLDNQLPLDELLDLIVRMVLVFGLSFELPLLLVMLNLTGVLTGKRMLGWWRGMIIGITVFAAVATPSTDPLTMLALAGPIWVLYFCATAFSLLNDRRKSRRDAMGPADDEASDLDLTPEAIGEVETVSASRSLPEQATTDRVNGYDDVT comes from the coding sequence TTGCTGAAGTCTGCCCGCAAAGAGGAGATGGACCCCGAGGGGCGGATGCCCCTCGCGGATCACCTTCGTGAGCTCCGCAACCGGCTCGCGAAGGCGATGCTGGCCATCGTCGTCGTGACGATCGTCGCCGCTTTCTTTTACAAGAGCATCATCGAGTTCTTCACGAACCCGATCCTGCATGCCGTGGGGTGCGACTCCAGCTTCGCGGAGCTGGCGCACCAGCGCAGCGCGACCTGCGCCCGCATCGTGCTGAACGGTCTGCTCACGCCGTTCACGCTCGCTCTGAAGGTCTCCCTGATGGCCGGCGTGATCTTCGCGTCGCCGGTCTGGCTGTACCAGTTGTGGGCCTTCGTCGCGCCGGGCCTGCACAAGCACGAGCGCAAGTACGCCTACGCGTTCGTCGGCACGGGCGTTCCGCTGTTCCTCGGCGGAGCGTTCTTCGCGTACGAGACGCTGCCGACCATGGCCAAGGTGCTGCTCCAGTTCTCGCCCGCAGACCTGGACAACCAGCTGCCGCTGGACGAACTGCTCGACCTGATCGTGCGCATGGTGCTGGTCTTCGGGCTCTCGTTCGAGCTGCCGCTGCTGCTGGTGATGCTCAACCTGACCGGGGTGCTCACCGGTAAGCGCATGCTCGGCTGGTGGCGCGGAATGATCATCGGTATCACGGTGTTCGCCGCGGTCGCCACGCCCAGCACCGACCCGCTGACCATGTTGGCGCTCGCCGGTCCCATCTGGGTCCTCTACTTCTGCGCGACCGCCTTCTCCCTGCTCAACGACCGTCGCAAGAGCCGTCGCGACGCGATGGGACCGGCCGACGACGAGGCTTCGGATCTGGACCTCACCCCCGAGGCCATCGGCGAGGTCGAGACCGTCTCCGCGAGCCGGTCGCTGCCGGAGCAGGCGACCACGGACCGCGTCAACGGTTATGACGACGTGACCTGA
- a CDS encoding diacylglycerol kinase yields the protein MTSEITLFVNPAAGRGRGARAARPAASALRAAGFRVRTVLGENAGDALTRARAAVADGTGALIAVGGDGLAHLALQAVAGTRTPLGLVAAGTGNDFARALGLPVRDPAAAGRLIAEALKEDRIRDVDLGRTGGRWFGTVLASGFDSRVNDRGNRLRWPAGRLRYDLAMLVELAALRPFPYRITLDDGAVLETEATLVAVGNAPSYGGGMRICPGADLTDGLFDVTVVGACSRSTLLRVFPKVYRGTHVERREVTVHRAAKVEIAAEGVSGYADGERLGRLPLTARCVPGAVRVIGPRTGLPVPL from the coding sequence GTGACCAGTGAGATCACCCTCTTCGTCAACCCCGCGGCGGGCCGCGGCCGGGGCGCCCGCGCAGCGCGGCCGGCCGCTTCCGCGTTGCGGGCGGCCGGCTTCCGCGTGCGCACCGTCCTCGGCGAGAACGCAGGGGACGCCCTCACTCGCGCGCGTGCCGCCGTCGCGGACGGCACCGGCGCCCTGATCGCCGTCGGCGGCGACGGACTGGCCCACCTCGCGCTCCAGGCCGTCGCCGGCACCCGCACCCCGCTCGGTCTGGTCGCCGCCGGGACCGGCAACGACTTCGCCCGCGCCCTGGGCCTGCCCGTGCGGGACCCGGCCGCCGCCGGACGTCTGATCGCCGAGGCCCTCAAGGAGGACCGGATCCGCGACGTCGACCTCGGCCGGACCGGCGGACGCTGGTTCGGCACAGTCCTCGCCTCCGGCTTCGACTCCCGCGTCAACGACCGCGGCAACCGGCTGCGATGGCCCGCCGGACGGCTCCGGTACGACCTGGCGATGCTCGTCGAACTGGCGGCCCTGCGCCCCTTCCCGTACCGGATCACCCTCGACGACGGTGCCGTCCTGGAGACCGAGGCCACCCTGGTCGCCGTCGGCAACGCACCGTCCTACGGCGGCGGCATGCGGATCTGCCCCGGCGCCGACCTCACCGACGGGCTGTTCGACGTCACCGTGGTCGGGGCCTGCAGCCGCTCGACGCTGCTGCGGGTCTTCCCGAAGGTGTACCGCGGCACGCACGTGGAGCGCCGCGAGGTCACCGTGCACCGGGCGGCGAAGGTCGAGATCGCCGCCGAGGGGGTGTCGGGGTACGCGGACGGGGAGCGGCTCGGACGGCTGCCGCTGACCGCGCGGTGCGTGCCGGGCGCGGTCCGGGTCATCGGACCCCGAACCGGGCTGCCGGTGCCCCTGTGA
- a CDS encoding RNA helicase encodes MIVLLSVWPGTLESTMTEDLSPAERYEAARKRAVEQATSLASFREMYDFGLDPFQIEACQALEAGKGVLVAAPTGSGKTIVGEFAVHLALQQGRKCFYTTPIKALSNQKYSDLCRRYGSDKVGLLTGDNSVNSDAPVVVMTTEVLRNMLYAGSQTLLGLGYVVMDEVHYLSDRFRGAVWEEVIIHLPESVTLVSLSATVSNAEEFGDWLDTVRGDTEVIVSEHRPVPLFQHVLAGRRMYDLFEEGEGHRRAVNPDLARLARMEASKPSYQDRRRGRNVREADRERERRQRSRVWTPGRPEVIERLDAEGLLPAITFIFSRAACEAAVQQCLYAGLRLNDEESRAEVRALVEERTAAIPHEDLHVLGYYEWLEGLERGIAAHHAGMLPSFKEVVEELFVRGLVKAVFATETLALGINMPARSVVLEKLVKWNGEQHADITPGEYTQLTGRAGRRGIDVEGHAVVLWQRAMNPDHLAGLAGTRTYPLRSSFKPSYNMAVNLVEQFGRHRSRELLETSFAQFQADRSVVGISRQVQRNEEGLEGYKSSMTCHLGDFDEYARLRRDLKDRETELAKQGAAQRRAEAAVALEKLKPGDVIHVPAGKYAGLALVLDPGLPAGRANGHRGFDHHDGPRPLVLTAERQVKRLASMDFPVPVEALDRMRIPKTFNARSPQSRRDLASALRTKAGHIPPERARKQRSQAADDREIARLRTAIRAHPCHGCSDREDHARWAERYHRLLRDTSQLERRIEGRTNTIARTFDRIVALLTELDYLRGNEVTVHGKRLARLYGELDLLASECLRAGVWEGLAPAELAACVSALVYESRVGDDAMAPKLPSGKAKAALGEMVRIWGRLDALEEDFRISQTEGVGQREPDLGFAWSAYMWASGKGLDEVLREAEMPAGDFVRWSKQVIDVLGQIAAASPAEGSTVAKAARKAVDQLLRGVVAYSSVG; translated from the coding sequence ATGATCGTCCTGTTGTCGGTGTGGCCCGGTACGCTCGAAAGCACGATGACAGAGGATCTCTCCCCGGCCGAGCGGTACGAGGCAGCACGTAAGCGCGCTGTCGAGCAGGCCACCTCGCTCGCGTCCTTCCGCGAGATGTACGACTTCGGTCTCGACCCCTTCCAGATCGAGGCCTGTCAGGCACTCGAGGCGGGCAAGGGCGTCCTGGTCGCCGCGCCCACCGGTTCCGGCAAGACGATCGTGGGCGAGTTCGCCGTCCACCTCGCTCTCCAGCAGGGCAGGAAGTGCTTCTACACGACGCCCATCAAGGCGCTCTCCAACCAGAAGTACTCCGACCTGTGCCGCCGCTACGGCAGTGACAAGGTCGGTCTGCTCACCGGCGACAACAGCGTGAACTCCGACGCCCCGGTGGTCGTGATGACCACCGAGGTACTGCGGAACATGCTGTACGCCGGCTCGCAGACCCTCCTCGGCCTCGGGTACGTGGTGATGGACGAGGTGCACTACCTCTCCGACCGCTTCCGCGGCGCCGTGTGGGAGGAGGTGATCATCCACCTCCCCGAGTCGGTCACCCTGGTCTCCCTGTCGGCGACCGTGTCCAACGCCGAGGAGTTCGGCGACTGGCTGGATACCGTGCGCGGCGACACCGAGGTGATCGTCTCCGAGCACCGGCCCGTGCCGCTGTTCCAGCACGTTCTCGCCGGCCGGCGGATGTACGACCTGTTCGAGGAGGGCGAGGGGCACCGCAGGGCCGTCAACCCCGACCTCGCCCGTCTGGCCCGGATGGAGGCCTCCAAGCCCTCCTACCAGGACCGCAGGCGCGGCCGGAACGTGCGCGAAGCCGATCGTGAGCGCGAGCGCCGGCAGCGCTCGCGGGTGTGGACGCCGGGGCGGCCGGAGGTCATCGAGCGGCTCGACGCCGAGGGTCTGCTGCCCGCCATCACGTTCATCTTCAGCCGGGCCGCCTGCGAGGCCGCCGTCCAGCAGTGCCTGTACGCGGGGCTGCGGCTGAACGACGAGGAGTCGCGCGCCGAGGTCCGCGCCCTGGTCGAGGAGCGTACCGCCGCCATCCCCCACGAGGACCTGCACGTCCTCGGCTACTACGAGTGGCTGGAGGGCCTGGAACGGGGCATCGCCGCCCACCACGCGGGCATGCTGCCCTCCTTCAAGGAGGTCGTCGAGGAGCTGTTCGTACGCGGCCTGGTCAAGGCCGTCTTCGCCACCGAGACGCTTGCCCTGGGCATCAACATGCCGGCCCGTTCGGTCGTCCTGGAGAAGCTCGTCAAGTGGAACGGCGAGCAGCACGCCGATATCACCCCCGGCGAGTACACCCAGCTCACCGGGCGCGCGGGCCGACGGGGCATCGACGTCGAGGGCCACGCCGTCGTGCTGTGGCAGCGCGCCATGAACCCCGACCACCTGGCCGGGCTCGCGGGCACCCGCACCTATCCGCTGCGCTCCAGCTTCAAGCCGTCGTACAACATGGCGGTCAACCTCGTCGAGCAGTTCGGGCGGCACCGCTCGCGCGAGCTGCTGGAGACGTCGTTCGCGCAGTTCCAGGCCGACCGTTCGGTGGTCGGGATCTCCCGGCAGGTGCAGCGCAACGAGGAGGGTCTCGAGGGCTACAAGTCCTCCATGACCTGCCACCTCGGCGACTTCGACGAGTACGCGCGGCTGCGCCGCGACCTCAAGGACCGCGAGACGGAGCTGGCCAAACAGGGCGCGGCCCAGCGGCGCGCCGAGGCCGCCGTGGCCCTGGAGAAGCTCAAGCCGGGGGACGTCATCCACGTGCCCGCCGGCAAGTACGCGGGACTGGCGCTGGTGCTCGACCCGGGGCTTCCGGCCGGGCGGGCCAACGGCCATCGCGGCTTCGACCACCACGACGGGCCGCGCCCGCTGGTCCTGACCGCCGAGCGGCAGGTCAAGCGGCTGGCCTCGATGGACTTCCCGGTGCCGGTCGAGGCTCTGGACCGCATGCGGATCCCGAAGACGTTCAACGCGCGCTCGCCGCAGTCCCGCCGCGACCTGGCCTCCGCGCTGCGCACCAAGGCCGGGCACATTCCGCCGGAGCGGGCCCGCAAGCAGCGTTCCCAGGCCGCCGACGACCGGGAGATCGCCCGGTTGCGCACCGCGATCCGGGCGCACCCCTGCCACGGCTGCTCCGACCGGGAGGACCACGCCCGCTGGGCCGAGCGCTACCACCGCCTGCTGCGCGACACCTCGCAGCTGGAGCGCCGCATCGAGGGACGCACCAACACCATCGCGCGTACCTTCGACCGGATCGTGGCGCTGCTGACCGAGCTGGACTATCTGCGCGGCAACGAGGTCACCGTGCACGGCAAGCGGCTCGCCCGGCTCTACGGCGAGCTCGACCTGCTCGCCAGCGAGTGCCTGCGCGCCGGCGTGTGGGAGGGGCTGGCCCCCGCCGAACTCGCCGCCTGCGTATCGGCGTTGGTCTACGAGTCGCGGGTCGGCGACGACGCGATGGCACCGAAGCTGCCCTCCGGCAAGGCGAAGGCCGCGCTCGGCGAGATGGTTCGGATCTGGGGCCGGCTGGACGCTCTGGAGGAGGACTTCCGGATCAGTCAGACCGAGGGCGTGGGACAGCGCGAACCCGACCTGGGATTCGCCTGGTCCGCCTATATGTGGGCCTCCGGCAAGGGGCTCGACGAGGTGCTGCGCGAGGCGGAGATGCCGGCCGGCGACTTCGTGCGCTGGAGCAAGCAGGTGATCGACGTGCTGGGGCAGATCGCGGCGGCTTCTCCTGCGGAGGGCTCGACCGTGGCGAAGGCCGCGCGCAAGGCCGTCGATCAGCTGCTGCGGGGAGTTGTGGCCTACTCGTCGGTCGGGTGA
- the atzF gene encoding allophanate hydrolase encodes MSTTLRRIRAAYDRVEAVDRPEVWIALRPREEAEAEARAIDERVAAGARLPLAGRLFAVKGNIDAAGLPTTAGCPAYAYEPAEDAPAVAGLRAAGALLLGTTNLDQFATGLVGTRSPYGAVRNAWDPARVSGGSSSGSAVAVALGIVDLALGTDTAGSGRVPAAFNGIVGLKPTRGLVPTTGVVPACASLDCVTVFARTLAEAEQALAHMVTGPLPALPGRAAGPWRIAVPPLAQLGELDEGWGEAYEAAARRLATAGAELRPLDLTPFTEAAAMLYEGAFVAERYTAVGAFVDRATAEGGAGLDPTVAAIIGAARDIPAHRLFADQDRLAALRTRALAELADADALLLPTTPGHPTLAEVAADPLGANARLGRFTNSTNLFDLAAVAAPAGEVNGLPFGVMLVGPAHTDERLTRIAALLRPETRLAVVGAHLTGQPLNPQLLALGARLDTATTTAPLYRLHALRTSPPKPGLEHVGEGGAAVEAEVWRLPAEGLGHLLSALPRPMALGRVHLSDGSSVPGFLCEPGALTDAEDITSHGSWRSYLNHHQG; translated from the coding sequence ATGTCGACGACGCTCCGTCGGATCCGCGCCGCCTACGACCGCGTCGAGGCCGTGGACCGCCCCGAGGTCTGGATCGCCCTGCGCCCGCGGGAGGAGGCCGAGGCGGAGGCCCGCGCGATCGACGAACGCGTCGCCGCAGGGGCCCGGCTCCCCCTCGCCGGACGGCTCTTCGCCGTCAAGGGCAACATCGACGCGGCCGGCCTGCCCACCACCGCGGGCTGTCCGGCGTACGCCTACGAACCCGCCGAGGACGCCCCGGCGGTCGCCGGTCTGCGCGCGGCCGGCGCGCTGCTGCTCGGCACGACGAACCTGGACCAGTTCGCGACCGGCCTGGTGGGGACCCGATCCCCGTACGGCGCGGTCCGCAACGCGTGGGATCCGGCCCGCGTCAGCGGCGGTTCCAGCTCCGGCTCGGCCGTCGCGGTCGCCCTCGGCATCGTCGACCTCGCGCTCGGCACGGACACCGCCGGCTCCGGCCGCGTGCCGGCCGCCTTCAACGGCATCGTCGGGCTGAAGCCGACCCGGGGCCTGGTGCCGACCACAGGTGTCGTCCCGGCCTGCGCGTCCCTGGACTGTGTGACGGTGTTCGCGCGTACCCTCGCGGAGGCCGAGCAGGCCCTCGCCCACATGGTCACCGGCCCCCTGCCGGCCCTCCCCGGGCGAGCCGCCGGCCCCTGGCGGATCGCCGTCCCGCCGCTCGCGCAGCTCGGCGAGCTGGACGAGGGCTGGGGCGAGGCGTACGAGGCGGCGGCCCGTCGGCTGGCGACGGCCGGCGCCGAACTGCGCCCCCTGGACCTGACCCCCTTCACGGAGGCCGCTGCCATGCTCTACGAGGGCGCCTTCGTGGCCGAGCGTTACACCGCCGTGGGCGCCTTCGTCGACAGGGCGACGGCCGAAGGCGGGGCGGGCCTCGACCCGACGGTGGCCGCCATCATCGGCGCCGCCCGCGACATCCCCGCCCACCGGCTCTTCGCCGACCAGGACCGGCTGGCCGCCCTGCGCACCCGTGCCCTGGCCGAACTGGCCGACGCGGACGCCCTGCTGCTGCCCACCACCCCCGGGCACCCCACACTCGCGGAGGTCGCCGCCGACCCGCTGGGCGCCAACGCCCGGCTGGGCCGCTTCACCAACTCCACCAACCTCTTCGACCTGGCGGCGGTGGCCGCGCCGGCCGGCGAGGTGAACGGGCTCCCGTTCGGCGTGATGCTCGTCGGGCCGGCTCACACGGACGAACGGCTCACACGGATCGCCGCCCTGCTCCGGCCGGAGACCCGACTTGCCGTGGTGGGCGCGCATCTGACGGGCCAGCCGCTGAACCCGCAACTGCTGGCGCTGGGCGCCCGGCTCGACACCGCGACCACGACCGCCCCGCTCTACCGCCTGCACGCCCTGCGCACCTCACCCCCGAAGCCGGGCCTGGAGCACGTGGGCGAGGGGGGCGCGGCCGTCGAGGCCGAGGTGTGGCGCCTGCCCGCGGAGGGCCTGGGCCACCTGCTGTCCGCACTCCCCCGCCCGATGGCGCTGGGCAGGGTGCACCTGTCGGACGGCAGCAGCGTCCCTGGCTTCCTGTGCGAGCCCGGCGCCCTGACGGACGCCGAGGACATCACGTCACACGGCAGCTGGCGCTCCTACCTGAACCACCACCAGGGGTAG